The nucleotide sequence CCCGTTTTACATTGGCTTATTTGCCAATTTTGCAAGCCTGCCTTGTATTGAGTTTGAGAGTAGTTATAGATAGGTGGGACAAAGGGCAAGTCCTGATTTTGAGCTGTTGTGGTGGGGAAATGCCCCAAAAGAATGATAAGTAAGATGATGAAGTGCTTCATATCTATCGCACAATAGTGAGCGACAAAGGTACGAAAAAAAATTAAATAATGTGCATTAGGGGTGAGAAAGTAGGTAAAAGATAAAAGATAAAAGGGAAAAGTAGTGATAGCTATTAGGGTGAAAGACAAGGTTTGTCAGGAGGTAGAGCGAAGGTAAGATAAAGGTAGGGTGAACGATGAGTGGGTCTACAGTGGCTCTACAGTGGCTCTACAGTGGGTCTACAATAATGATTAATCAAATTATAATTGAAGATTAATTGAGTTTATAGCGATACTATCTGCTAATATCATTGGCAACTGGTTAGATTTGTCGGACATAAAATAACTAACGTAAGTTCGATGTAAGAAAAGTGTAGCTTACGCTACAGAAATCTTACAATTCTTTACAAATCAAACAAATAGGCAACAAGTTGCCTTTAGACACATATTCTGCTATGCCAGCTCGCAAACTACACACAGATTATAATACAAATACAATTGTAAATCAGTATTGTATATATTGAATAGATATTATAGTCAAACAAAAATAGATTACGACTCAATAGGCTTGTTTTTAGAGGGCGTTTTGCAAATCGCCCCCTACAATATACTGAAAAAGCGACTGATTATCAGTGTGTCAATTTTACTAAGGGTCATAGCACGACGAGGAGAGAGCTACACGAGCAGGTGGAAAATTAGAGAATTAGAAAATGAGGGTGTGTAGTTAATCGGAGTTCTCAGAAAATCTCGGAGAGGCTCAGGACATCACTGATGACTAAAAACTAAGTACTAAATTTTGCTAATTTACAAATTAGTTATTATCTTTGTCGCCAGATTACTAATGGAGAGAATTGCCTTGTTGATATTAATAGGGTGAATTGCCTCACATACTCAGCTGTGCCAGCTCGCTGACTTTGCCCCTACGACATAACACAAAACTTGATTTATATTAAGAACTAAATACTAATGAAAACATTGCGTACTTACAGCGATTTTAAAGATATCGTTTTTGATAAGAAAGAAGTGGCTATTAGCAAAGAAACTAAAGCCCTCATTGAAGAGAGTTACGCTTTCTTAAAAGACTTTGCAGAGAACAAAATCATCTATGGCGTGAATACGGGCTTTGGACCGATGGCGCAATATCGCATTGAAAAAGAAGACCAATTGCAGTTGCAATACAACCTTATCCGCAGTCATAGTTCGGGCTTAGGGGAGGTGTTTGATGAAGAAACCGTGCGGGCGGCTATATTGTGTAGACTTACGAGCTTGTCGTTAGGCAAATCGGGGGTGCATATAGAGGCAATTGAACTGATGCGCGACCTATTGAACTACCGCATTACCCCGCTTATTTTCCAACACGGAGGCGTGGGAGCTAGTGGCGACCTTGTGCAGTTAGCCCATCTCGCCTTAGTGCTCATAGGCGAAGGAGAAGTGTTCTACAAAGGCGCGCGCAGACCTACGGCTGAAGTATTTGCCGAAGTGGGACTCAAACCGCTACAAATACACTTACGCGAGGGTCTTTCGCTGATGAACGGCACGTCGGTAATGACGGGCTTGGCAGGGGTGAATGTGTATTACGCACAAAAGCTATTGGATTGGACAGTGAAGTTCACAACGGCTATCAACGAGCTAGTACAGACTTATGACGACCATTTTTCATCTGAATTAAACAACGCCAAACAACATACTGGGCAAAAAGAAATCGCCCGAATGATGCGCGACTTCTTGCACGACAGCAAGCGCACCCGCAAACGTGCAGAACATCTTTACAAAGGGCAGCACAACGAAACTGTATTTAAAGAAAAGGTGCAAGAATACTACTCCTTGCGCTGTGTGCCACAGATACTCGGGGCTGTATACGACACCATTGCGCATACTGAGCGCATCGTAGAAGAGGAACTGAACTCGGCTAACGACAACCCAATAGTAGATGTGCCTACCCAACAGGTATATCACGGGGGTAACTTCCACGGCGATTATATATCTCTTGAAATGGACAAGCTTAAACTGGTAGTTACCCGTATGACAATGCTTGCTGAGCGACAGCTCAACTACCTTTTGAACCCCAAAATCAACGAGCTATTGCCACCATTTGTGAACGCAGGGAAATTGGGCTTTAACTTCGGTATGCAAGGGGTACAGTTTACCGCTACTTCTACCACTGCCGAAAACCAAACCCTCTCTACCTCGATGTATGTGCATAGTATCCCGAACAATAACGATAATCAGGATATAGTGAGTATGGGTACCAATGCGGCGACTCTTACCCATAAAGTGATAAACAACGCTTTTCAGGTGCTTGCTATTGAGGCTATCACCATTGCGCAGGCTATCGATATCTTGGGCTGTTATGACGAGCTTTCGAGCACTACAAAAGAATGGTATAGGGAAATAAGAGAGATTATACCGTTCTTTAAGGAAGATTTGGTGTTTTATGCTTACTTGAAGGAAGCCACATCGTGGTTAAAG is from Capnocytophaga ochracea DSM 7271 and encodes:
- a CDS encoding HAL/PAL/TAL family ammonia-lyase; this translates as MKTLRTYSDFKDIVFDKKEVAISKETKALIEESYAFLKDFAENKIIYGVNTGFGPMAQYRIEKEDQLQLQYNLIRSHSSGLGEVFDEETVRAAILCRLTSLSLGKSGVHIEAIELMRDLLNYRITPLIFQHGGVGASGDLVQLAHLALVLIGEGEVFYKGARRPTAEVFAEVGLKPLQIHLREGLSLMNGTSVMTGLAGVNVYYAQKLLDWTVKFTTAINELVQTYDDHFSSELNNAKQHTGQKEIARMMRDFLHDSKRTRKRAEHLYKGQHNETVFKEKVQEYYSLRCVPQILGAVYDTIAHTERIVEEELNSANDNPIVDVPTQQVYHGGNFHGDYISLEMDKLKLVVTRMTMLAERQLNYLLNPKINELLPPFVNAGKLGFNFGMQGVQFTATSTTAENQTLSTSMYVHSIPNNNDNQDIVSMGTNAATLTHKVINNAFQVLAIEAITIAQAIDILGCYDELSSTTKEWYREIREIIPFFKEDLVFYAYLKEATSWLKK